In Chloroflexota bacterium, a single genomic region encodes these proteins:
- a CDS encoding SHOCT domain-containing protein: MMYRYDSFLFGGRWFGLLFMIGCAIVFVLLIVWLIRRTDDTHHHTAPPTFTPPPFVPPAGPYGAGAPGGFAAASPAADPALLILRERFARGEITEAEFLSASRTLGSPHP, from the coding sequence ATGATGTATCGATACGACTCGTTCCTGTTCGGCGGCCGTTGGTTCGGCCTCCTGTTCATGATCGGCTGCGCGATTGTGTTCGTCCTCCTCATCGTCTGGCTCATCCGCCGGACGGACGACACGCATCACCACACCGCGCCGCCCACGTTCACGCCGCCGCCGTTCGTGCCGCCGGCCGGACCGTACGGCGCGGGTGCGCCCGGTGGCTTCGCCGCCGCTTCGCCCGCCGCCGACCCGGCCCTGCTGATCCTTCGCGAGCGCTTCGCCCGCGGGGAGATCACGGAAGCCGAGTTCCTCAGCGCGAGCCGCACGCTCGGCAGCCCGCACCCCTGA